A region from the Sandaracinus amylolyticus genome encodes:
- a CDS encoding MYXO-CTERM sorting domain-containing protein: protein MRIGWIAALVVASVAWPARADVVWTERCPWGARERTSHSGPRCEPWSCESDAQCDQGLVCRPWRVCTQTHEVMPGGRGAYRDPPPPPTREEQVVQSCDPSLECTGEELPRAPTAGRAVGAVQCRVMRACVRPDLPSLPRDLSTIDPGVGSAPPPPATSAEPPPQNPPSAPPARGCACRVQDRSHDGASLIALVIVLAALVVRRRSR, encoded by the coding sequence ATGCGGATCGGATGGATCGCCGCGCTCGTCGTGGCGTCGGTCGCGTGGCCGGCGCGCGCCGACGTCGTGTGGACCGAGCGATGTCCATGGGGCGCGCGCGAGCGCACGTCGCACTCGGGGCCGCGCTGCGAGCCGTGGTCCTGCGAGAGCGACGCGCAATGCGATCAGGGCCTGGTGTGTCGGCCCTGGCGCGTGTGCACCCAGACCCACGAGGTGATGCCCGGCGGGCGCGGCGCGTACCGCGATCCGCCCCCTCCGCCGACGCGCGAGGAGCAGGTCGTGCAGTCGTGCGATCCGTCGCTCGAGTGCACCGGGGAAGAGCTGCCGCGCGCGCCGACCGCGGGACGCGCGGTCGGGGCCGTGCAGTGCCGCGTGATGCGGGCGTGCGTGCGACCGGACCTGCCGTCGTTGCCGCGCGATCTCTCGACGATCGATCCCGGCGTCGGCAGCGCGCCGCCTCCGCCCGCGACGAGCGCGGAGCCGCCGCCGCAGAACCCACCGAGCGCACCGCCGGCGCGTGGATGCGCGTGCCGGGTGCAGGATCGATCGCACGACGGCGCGTCGCTGATCGCGCTCGTGATCGTGCTCGCCGCGCTCGTCGTGCGGCGGAGGTCGCGATGA
- a CDS encoding MopE-related protein has protein sequence MLHRPRAACAPLCFAFVLLACSDPADPPGDDGGSQRTCERDLDCADDLFCNGAERCAPDDPDADERGCAPATSERCEETQACDEDDDACRSDCAVAPDADGDGAEAIECGGDDCDDAERRAFPGNVELCDPEGLDEDCDPTTLGPDGDVDGFVRATCCNLQRDGSLRCGDDCDDANREVSPDAPEVCGPRDDDCDTRVDEMLSGAFHADCDGDMFGGATGEMVLGCAPPPVVPASCGSAPLARWSDNDDDCDDARAGRNPGNPEVCNGIDDDCDLRTDEGFEDASYHPDCDGDGHGAAGGETSAGCTPPPVLPASCGSAPSARWALGVDDCDDARAAVYPGAVEVCGNTIDDDCDTRTDEGGTPFHPDGDGDGFGRSGSTAVIACSAPAGHSPNASDCDDTRASVRPGAQELCDGTRDDDCDGAVDELPAAAIGCGSVAGTTFGCSAGTCEITACAAPRDDCDTTVDNGCESDTSTSRSHCGACGNECTTGLYCAASACRPRHVWSYTVGGSGSGFDVVDSMVIDGAGNVTAVGLFAGAASYGPTSVTTLGMQDGYVVSYTPAGAIRWSQRVGGAGATSMLTEIARDAAGNVFVVGHFDMAISAGSGTLASVGGTDVVVASYTAGGAHRWSRRFGGAGGELAKSIAVDPAGNVIVAALINGVFDVGGGPMGTATRSSMVVLSLSNASGAYQWARAITPASTNGVQPERLTTDASGNVHAVGYFSNATDFGTGTLTPIGNDVFVVSLSPAGATRWVRHIGSSGVDLGRAIAIEPGGDVIVAGEFDDTVDFGTGSLSARGATWRDVFVARLDAATGATEWARRFGDVESEIVHAVAVDASGEIFVGGSFDGVVDFGGGVVTGTSGSASGSPFLLGLSSTGAYRFVRAMSGDGSLASIAPSASRLHVGGSFGRSMDVGGGALPAYDALNSVSPDGWIAVYER, from the coding sequence ATGCTGCACCGCCCGCGCGCCGCCTGCGCGCCGCTCTGCTTCGCCTTCGTGCTCCTCGCTTGCTCCGATCCAGCCGATCCCCCGGGTGACGACGGCGGGTCGCAGCGCACGTGCGAGCGCGATCTCGACTGCGCCGACGACCTCTTCTGCAACGGCGCGGAGCGCTGTGCGCCCGACGATCCCGACGCCGACGAGCGGGGCTGCGCGCCCGCGACGAGCGAGCGCTGCGAGGAGACGCAGGCCTGCGACGAGGACGACGACGCGTGCCGCAGCGACTGCGCCGTCGCGCCCGACGCCGACGGAGACGGCGCCGAGGCGATCGAGTGCGGCGGCGACGACTGCGACGACGCCGAGCGCCGCGCGTTCCCCGGCAACGTCGAGCTCTGCGATCCCGAGGGCCTCGACGAGGACTGCGATCCCACGACGCTGGGCCCCGACGGTGACGTCGACGGCTTCGTGCGCGCGACGTGCTGCAACCTCCAGCGCGACGGCTCGCTGCGCTGCGGCGACGACTGCGACGACGCGAACCGCGAGGTGAGCCCCGACGCGCCCGAGGTGTGCGGCCCGCGCGACGACGACTGCGACACGCGCGTCGACGAGATGCTCTCGGGGGCGTTCCACGCGGACTGCGACGGCGACATGTTCGGCGGAGCGACCGGCGAGATGGTGCTCGGCTGCGCGCCGCCGCCGGTCGTCCCTGCGAGCTGCGGGAGCGCGCCGCTCGCGCGATGGTCGGACAACGACGACGACTGCGACGACGCGCGCGCCGGTCGCAACCCCGGGAACCCCGAGGTCTGCAACGGCATCGACGACGACTGCGACCTCCGGACGGACGAAGGCTTCGAGGACGCGAGCTACCACCCCGACTGCGACGGCGACGGGCACGGCGCGGCGGGCGGCGAAACGTCCGCGGGATGCACGCCGCCGCCCGTGCTCCCTGCGAGCTGCGGGAGCGCGCCGAGCGCGCGATGGGCCCTCGGCGTCGACGACTGCGACGATGCGCGCGCCGCGGTGTACCCCGGCGCCGTCGAGGTGTGCGGCAACACGATCGACGACGACTGCGACACGCGCACCGACGAGGGCGGCACGCCGTTCCATCCCGACGGCGACGGCGACGGCTTCGGCCGCTCGGGGTCGACCGCGGTGATCGCGTGCAGCGCGCCCGCGGGCCACTCGCCGAACGCGAGCGACTGCGACGACACGCGCGCGTCGGTGCGGCCCGGCGCGCAGGAGCTCTGCGACGGAACGCGCGACGACGACTGCGACGGCGCGGTCGACGAGCTGCCGGCCGCGGCGATCGGCTGCGGATCGGTCGCGGGCACCACGTTCGGGTGCAGCGCGGGCACGTGCGAGATCACCGCGTGCGCCGCGCCGCGCGACGACTGCGACACGACGGTCGACAACGGATGCGAGTCCGACACGTCGACCTCGCGCTCGCACTGCGGCGCGTGCGGCAACGAGTGCACGACCGGTCTCTATTGCGCGGCGAGCGCGTGCCGTCCGCGCCACGTCTGGTCGTACACGGTCGGCGGCAGCGGGTCGGGCTTCGACGTCGTCGACTCGATGGTGATCGACGGCGCGGGCAACGTGACGGCGGTCGGTCTCTTCGCGGGCGCCGCGAGCTACGGGCCGACGTCGGTCACGACGCTGGGCATGCAGGACGGATACGTCGTGAGCTACACGCCCGCGGGCGCGATCCGCTGGTCGCAGCGCGTCGGCGGCGCGGGCGCGACCTCGATGCTCACCGAGATCGCGCGCGACGCCGCCGGAAACGTGTTCGTGGTCGGGCACTTCGACATGGCGATCAGCGCCGGGAGCGGCACGCTCGCGTCGGTCGGCGGCACCGACGTCGTCGTCGCGAGCTACACGGCGGGTGGAGCGCATCGCTGGTCGCGCCGCTTCGGCGGAGCGGGCGGCGAGCTCGCGAAGTCGATCGCGGTCGATCCCGCGGGCAACGTGATCGTCGCGGCGCTGATCAACGGCGTCTTCGACGTCGGCGGCGGGCCGATGGGCACCGCGACGCGCAGCTCGATGGTCGTGCTCTCGCTGAGCAACGCGAGCGGCGCGTACCAGTGGGCGCGCGCGATCACGCCCGCGAGCACGAACGGCGTGCAGCCCGAGCGCCTCACCACCGACGCGAGCGGCAACGTCCATGCGGTCGGCTACTTCAGCAACGCGACCGACTTCGGCACCGGGACGCTCACGCCGATCGGCAACGACGTCTTCGTCGTCTCGCTCTCGCCCGCGGGCGCGACGCGGTGGGTGCGGCACATCGGGAGCAGCGGCGTCGACCTCGGGCGCGCGATCGCGATCGAGCCCGGCGGCGACGTGATCGTCGCGGGCGAGTTCGACGACACCGTCGACTTCGGCACCGGCTCGCTCTCGGCGCGCGGCGCGACCTGGCGCGACGTGTTCGTCGCGCGTCTCGACGCTGCGACCGGCGCGACCGAGTGGGCGCGTCGCTTCGGCGACGTCGAGAGCGAGATCGTGCACGCGGTCGCGGTCGACGCGAGCGGCGAGATCTTCGTCGGCGGGAGCTTCGACGGCGTGGTCGACTTCGGCGGCGGCGTGGTCACCGGCACGAGCGGCAGCGCGTCGGGGTCACCGTTCCTGCTCGGGCTGAGCTCGACCGGGGCGTACCGCTTCGTGCGCGCGATGAGCGGCGACGGATCGCTCGCGTCGATCGCGCCGAGCGCATCGCGGCTCCACGTCGGCGGCTCGTTCGGGCGCAGCATGGACGTCGGAGGAGGCGCGCTCCCCGCGTACGACGCGCTGAACAGTGTCTCGCCCGACGGATGGATCGCGGTCTACGAGCGTTGA
- a CDS encoding alpha/beta hydrolase family esterase: MNDTTRALVSSLLVIVSACSTERGEPDAAPASDAATCGASTYPAGATTEGSLVHDGATRTFRVHVPPAGDGASRLPLVLVLHGGGGSGRQIEIGSRMNAIADREGFVAVYPDGTGHIRTWNGGGCCGSAVTDDVDDVGFFAALLDHLEASLCVETSRVYATGMSNGGIMSHRLACELADRIAAIAPVAGTDMTRACTPARPVAVLQVHGTEDGHVPWDGGMGCGPAGVPFTSVPETIARWQARSGCGASLARFFEEGDGHCARSADCTGADVALCTIEGAGHSWPGGGRSADVVECPADGEQSTTFRASEAIWRFFADHPMR; the protein is encoded by the coding sequence ATGAACGACACCACACGCGCGCTCGTCTCGTCGCTGCTCGTCATCGTCTCCGCCTGCTCGACCGAACGTGGTGAGCCCGACGCGGCGCCGGCGAGCGACGCAGCGACGTGCGGCGCGTCCACCTACCCAGCGGGCGCGACGACCGAGGGCTCGCTGGTGCACGACGGAGCGACCCGCACGTTCCGCGTGCACGTGCCGCCCGCCGGCGACGGCGCGTCGCGGCTCCCGCTCGTGCTCGTGCTGCACGGAGGCGGCGGCAGCGGTCGGCAGATCGAGATCGGCTCGCGGATGAACGCGATCGCGGATCGCGAGGGCTTCGTCGCGGTGTATCCCGACGGCACCGGGCACATCCGGACCTGGAACGGCGGCGGCTGCTGTGGCAGCGCCGTGACCGACGACGTCGACGACGTGGGCTTCTTCGCCGCGCTGCTCGATCATCTCGAGGCCTCGCTGTGCGTCGAAACGTCGCGCGTGTACGCCACCGGCATGTCGAACGGCGGGATCATGTCGCATCGGCTCGCCTGCGAGCTCGCGGATCGCATCGCGGCGATCGCGCCGGTCGCGGGCACCGACATGACCCGCGCGTGCACGCCCGCGCGACCGGTCGCGGTGCTGCAGGTGCACGGAACGGAGGACGGACACGTCCCGTGGGACGGCGGGATGGGGTGCGGTCCCGCGGGCGTGCCGTTCACGTCGGTGCCCGAGACGATCGCGCGCTGGCAGGCGCGCAGCGGATGCGGCGCATCGCTCGCCCGCTTCTTCGAGGAGGGCGACGGCCACTGCGCGCGCAGCGCCGACTGCACCGGCGCCGACGTCGCGCTCTGCACGATCGAGGGCGCCGGGCACAGCTGGCCTGGTGGCGGGCGGAGCGCCGACGTCGTCGAGTGCCCTGCCGACGGCGAGCAGAGCACGACGTTCCGCGCGAGCGAGGCGATCTGGCGCTTCTTCGCCGATCACCCGATGCGCTGA
- a CDS encoding DUF7003 family protein, producing MRDELDAIDWAALEHAYGRADDVPQLLLDLRSDDPVTRERARYWLGGTIVHQGTLYSATAPAVPFVARLARDRSTPDRAWIVTYLPRLAVSDPDAWIATGFDVTSPRWGSYFDGDEGATFRAAYDAVDREIPTLIALLGDDDAGVRAAVPYAIAWFAPRARDVREACLAALALEQDATVRASLLQCAALQDRYLAERVCLPRLDDAISSSDERVALVAAHARIAHYDDGPSASSAIERIAAIVARGLDLRAWAGLPWRGGDLGVLAIDALGAAKGTRDRRVEGSLFAIVERPADELSDETATSLARRALRPLYWMVTDHAPPDGGWTASTIPPRLRRFATAIVTRPFLAEPALFDALPGDGLPGDLDVLRERLGIARPSGALDVEVIVGGVVTPARALAKVLTGGGGATTLLGGFGGMKVSMTPGPGAPASPEESRARDAAIDALAALGRRAIPVAFALAAEEGVPFAPLRALIDRAVPHEPAGALEEARVLAARHAEVGPPRRTTKQGTQIGFPALVVALTAARHAATMLAQEPPPELDAIARAAIPSDAFWPELVAYLDVVPAERRQRFLLAHAERAWKLGWRGYDFPHAPRDLLLARALGWLEPAQLATYVASIAPLDVLPHLRGPRAAPLLAALVPRIATSIDEQSRWRKDDLDAEIDRHAEALAALGHSVAPVLSRAIGDRSLPRRDVFERALVLLPSRSQVASALRDAAVSSLDERGLMPLGEARALLEGTSVYERGDDETIDGKSVLCSDRVWAALLSLESAEEFVRTAKRIELRFHVRGRENTALVERYGDGVLPWLESRLERGVMRNVPWCVVPSLLAIARPRALEIALRTEVVDPRVSERDGPAPRPAPFALARAWIAAQREGYATLAFLAASGNRRAEALLREEWSRIGPAVREAVETALGTTDALALARRLRLPDTRLPAPVEAVLAEVAPEPIARGPVFGIATLDEAAARFDLPLWDNANYTTGAMRVTGYASPEGDALVIESIVCWPGAGEWVARSTRAFGAGARGARLASDALVPASDLDPIEIDSGTRVDGASSMLVLSGERDESGASIESAPWASRMVPIPMPPEHHVVAVDGTDVHVTNRLPRRFADADLAELRRVTPHEGILLQLCEHHRPLLFASDAKLRETAGIPRGARRLFAFDDVRWPAAGERASTSLDLVAICEALRTRRAIRRLPGPPSGGAAPWIASAARLRSFAGGDAWPEGDDPVDRAPIERGPGVTPYASLLLERGWPHGVQLLHDAAHHAPGASRATAAHVIDAVGPVLRVHWPRGAATMLVRAAGAVEDRWSSNDLGIARALEDERAMHPAEARACVRRFVAHSERVAPHAAADVVLLAEALVGGAAVVDGMVQGLAALGAWEDDRPALAAAVRELGFVLRRMPRSGAERDVAWARARLASLGQGGGPNDVGRALDLVLHGASGAARSARSQADWVHAVDDVARARAAILDPRTPRSGPDAQLLALAGDALLDVWMADVDVVEDATFLATTLAMFGGARATAALRALAVARPETGPIVAQALAERG from the coding sequence ATGCGGGACGAGCTGGACGCGATCGACTGGGCCGCGCTGGAGCACGCGTACGGACGCGCCGACGACGTCCCGCAGCTCCTGCTCGATCTCCGCAGCGACGATCCAGTGACGCGCGAGCGTGCGCGCTACTGGCTCGGCGGGACGATCGTCCACCAAGGCACGCTCTACTCCGCGACGGCGCCCGCGGTGCCGTTCGTGGCGCGGCTCGCGCGCGATCGCTCGACTCCCGATCGCGCGTGGATCGTCACGTATCTCCCGCGCCTCGCGGTGAGCGATCCCGACGCGTGGATCGCGACCGGCTTCGACGTGACCTCGCCGCGTTGGGGGAGCTACTTCGACGGCGACGAGGGCGCGACCTTCCGCGCCGCATACGACGCGGTGGATCGCGAGATCCCGACGCTGATCGCGCTCCTCGGCGACGACGACGCCGGCGTGCGCGCCGCGGTGCCCTACGCGATCGCGTGGTTCGCGCCGCGCGCGCGCGACGTGCGTGAGGCGTGCCTCGCTGCGCTCGCGCTCGAGCAGGACGCCACGGTGCGCGCGAGCCTGCTCCAGTGCGCCGCGCTGCAGGATCGTTACCTCGCCGAGCGCGTGTGCTTGCCTCGCCTCGACGACGCGATCTCGTCGAGCGACGAGCGCGTCGCGCTGGTCGCGGCGCACGCGCGGATCGCGCACTACGACGACGGTCCGAGCGCGTCGAGCGCGATCGAGCGCATCGCGGCGATCGTCGCGCGCGGGCTCGACCTGCGCGCGTGGGCCGGGCTGCCGTGGCGTGGCGGCGACCTCGGCGTGCTCGCGATCGACGCGCTCGGCGCGGCGAAGGGCACGCGGGATCGCCGCGTCGAGGGCTCGCTGTTCGCGATCGTGGAGCGACCGGCGGACGAGCTCTCGGACGAGACCGCGACGTCGCTCGCGCGCCGTGCGCTGCGGCCGCTGTACTGGATGGTCACCGATCACGCGCCGCCCGACGGCGGGTGGACGGCGAGCACGATCCCGCCGCGCCTGCGCCGCTTCGCGACCGCGATCGTGACGCGCCCGTTCCTCGCGGAGCCCGCGCTCTTCGACGCGCTGCCGGGTGACGGATTGCCCGGTGATCTCGATGTGTTGCGCGAGCGGCTCGGCATCGCGCGGCCGAGCGGCGCGCTCGACGTCGAGGTGATCGTCGGCGGCGTGGTGACGCCGGCGCGCGCGCTCGCGAAGGTGCTCACCGGCGGGGGCGGCGCGACCACGCTGCTCGGTGGCTTCGGCGGGATGAAGGTCTCGATGACGCCCGGGCCCGGCGCGCCCGCGTCGCCCGAGGAATCGCGCGCGCGCGATGCTGCGATCGACGCCCTCGCTGCGCTCGGCCGACGCGCGATCCCGGTGGCGTTCGCGCTCGCCGCCGAGGAAGGCGTGCCGTTCGCGCCGCTGCGCGCGCTGATCGATCGCGCGGTGCCGCACGAGCCCGCGGGCGCGCTCGAGGAGGCGCGCGTGCTCGCCGCGCGTCACGCCGAGGTCGGCCCGCCGCGCCGGACGACGAAGCAGGGCACGCAGATCGGCTTCCCCGCGCTCGTCGTCGCGCTCACCGCCGCGCGCCACGCCGCGACGATGCTCGCGCAGGAGCCGCCGCCCGAGCTCGACGCGATCGCGCGCGCGGCGATCCCCAGCGACGCGTTCTGGCCCGAGCTCGTCGCGTACCTCGACGTCGTGCCCGCGGAGCGACGCCAGCGCTTCCTGCTCGCGCACGCGGAGCGCGCATGGAAGCTCGGGTGGCGCGGCTACGACTTCCCCCACGCGCCGCGCGATCTCCTGCTCGCGCGCGCGCTCGGTTGGCTCGAGCCGGCGCAGCTCGCGACGTACGTCGCGTCGATCGCGCCGCTCGACGTGCTGCCCCATCTGCGCGGGCCGCGCGCGGCACCGCTGCTCGCGGCGCTCGTCCCGCGCATCGCCACGTCGATCGACGAGCAGAGCCGCTGGCGCAAGGACGACCTCGACGCCGAGATCGATCGTCACGCCGAGGCGCTCGCTGCGCTCGGTCACTCGGTGGCGCCGGTCCTCTCGCGCGCGATCGGCGATCGATCGCTGCCGCGGCGCGACGTCTTCGAGCGCGCGCTCGTGCTGCTGCCGTCGCGCTCGCAGGTCGCGTCCGCGCTGCGCGACGCGGCGGTGTCGTCGCTCGACGAGCGCGGGCTGATGCCGCTCGGCGAGGCGCGCGCGCTGCTCGAGGGCACGAGCGTGTACGAGCGCGGTGACGACGAGACGATCGACGGCAAGTCGGTGCTGTGCAGCGATCGCGTCTGGGCCGCGCTGCTCTCGCTCGAGAGCGCCGAGGAATTCGTGCGCACCGCGAAGCGCATCGAGCTCCGGTTCCACGTGCGGGGCCGCGAGAACACCGCGCTCGTGGAGCGCTACGGCGACGGCGTGCTGCCCTGGCTCGAGAGCCGCCTCGAGCGCGGCGTGATGCGCAACGTGCCGTGGTGCGTGGTGCCGAGCCTGCTCGCGATCGCGCGCCCGCGCGCGCTCGAGATCGCGCTGCGCACGGAGGTCGTCGATCCGCGCGTCTCCGAGCGCGACGGGCCGGCGCCGCGTCCCGCGCCGTTCGCGCTGGCGCGCGCGTGGATCGCGGCGCAGCGGGAGGGATACGCGACGCTCGCGTTCCTCGCCGCGTCGGGCAACCGTCGCGCCGAGGCGCTGCTGCGCGAGGAGTGGTCGCGCATCGGGCCCGCGGTGCGCGAAGCGGTCGAGACCGCGCTCGGCACGACGGACGCGCTCGCGCTGGCGCGCCGGCTCCGCCTGCCCGACACGCGCCTGCCCGCGCCGGTCGAGGCGGTGCTCGCGGAGGTCGCGCCCGAGCCGATCGCGCGCGGTCCGGTGTTCGGCATCGCGACGCTCGACGAGGCCGCGGCGCGCTTCGATCTGCCGCTGTGGGACAACGCGAACTACACGACGGGCGCGATGCGCGTGACCGGCTACGCGTCGCCCGAGGGCGACGCGCTGGTGATCGAGAGCATCGTGTGCTGGCCCGGCGCGGGCGAGTGGGTCGCGCGCTCGACGCGCGCGTTCGGCGCGGGCGCGCGCGGCGCGCGGCTGGCGAGCGACGCGCTGGTGCCGGCATCGGACCTCGACCCGATCGAGATCGACTCGGGCACGCGCGTCGACGGCGCGTCGAGCATGCTCGTGCTCTCGGGCGAGCGCGACGAGTCGGGCGCGTCGATCGAGAGCGCGCCGTGGGCCTCGCGCATGGTGCCGATCCCGATGCCGCCCGAGCACCACGTCGTCGCGGTCGACGGCACCGACGTGCACGTCACGAATCGCCTGCCGCGGCGCTTCGCGGACGCCGACCTCGCCGAGCTACGGCGCGTGACGCCCCACGAAGGGATCCTGCTGCAGCTCTGCGAGCACCATCGGCCGCTGCTCTTCGCGAGCGACGCGAAGCTTCGCGAGACGGCAGGAATTCCGCGCGGCGCGCGCCGTCTCTTCGCGTTCGACGACGTGCGATGGCCCGCGGCGGGAGAGCGCGCGAGCACCTCGCTCGACCTCGTCGCGATCTGCGAGGCACTGCGCACGAGGCGCGCGATCCGGCGCCTGCCAGGACCGCCGAGCGGCGGTGCCGCGCCGTGGATCGCGAGCGCGGCGAGGCTGCGCTCGTTCGCGGGGGGTGATGCGTGGCCCGAGGGCGACGATCCGGTGGATCGCGCACCGATCGAGCGCGGCCCGGGGGTGACGCCCTACGCAAGCCTGCTGCTCGAGCGCGGCTGGCCGCACGGCGTGCAGCTGCTGCACGACGCGGCGCACCACGCGCCGGGCGCGTCACGCGCGACCGCGGCCCACGTGATCGACGCCGTGGGGCCGGTGCTGCGCGTGCACTGGCCGCGCGGCGCGGCGACGATGCTCGTGCGCGCGGCGGGCGCGGTCGAAGATCGTTGGAGCTCCAACGATCTCGGCATCGCGCGCGCGCTCGAGGACGAGCGTGCGATGCATCCCGCGGAGGCACGCGCGTGCGTGCGTCGGTTCGTCGCGCACAGCGAGCGCGTCGCGCCGCACGCCGCGGCGGACGTGGTGCTGCTCGCGGAGGCGCTCGTCGGTGGGGCCGCGGTGGTCGACGGAATGGTGCAGGGGCTCGCGGCGCTCGGGGCGTGGGAGGACGATCGTCCGGCGCTCGCCGCGGCGGTGCGCGAGCTCGGCTTCGTGCTGCGCCGCATGCCGCGATCGGGCGCGGAGCGCGACGTCGCGTGGGCGCGCGCGCGGCTCGCTTCGCTCGGCCAGGGCGGAGGGCCGAACGACGTGGGGCGTGCGCTCGACCTCGTGCTGCACGGTGCGAGCGGCGCGGCGCGCAGCGCGCGATCGCAAGCGGACTGGGTGCACGCGGTCGACGACGTCGCGCGGGCGCGCGCCGCGATCCTCGATCCGCGCACCCCGCGCTCGGGACCCGACGCGCAGCTGCTCGCCCTCGCAGGCGACGCGCTCCTCGACGTGTGGATGGCGGACGTCGACGTCGTCGAGGACGCGACGTTCCTCGCGACGACGCTCGCGATGTTCGGCGGCGCGCGCGCGACCGCCGCGCTCCGGGCGCTCGCCGTCGCGCGACCGGAGACCGGGCCCATCGTCGCGCAGGCGCTCGCCGAGCGCGGGTGA